A section of the Triticum dicoccoides isolate Atlit2015 ecotype Zavitan chromosome 7A, WEW_v2.0, whole genome shotgun sequence genome encodes:
- the LOC119329878 gene encoding F-box protein At5g67140-like isoform X2 translates to MAGDDARTGAVAPAEEEPHVERLPADILAHVLSLLPSFHDLSMAGAVSRRWRRAVGRSLATRRRLSLAGQRTGDESTARLVRAAVNLRDLDICWGCHITDQGLLDISSAACVGNLTSVSLWGLAGITDKGVVHLVSKARSLQHLNIGGTFITDESLYAVADSCTNLKSIILWSCRHVTEAGLVALVNKCPELECINVGGMRVSPESFAGLQSISPALRIRSIPQILNADVQVA, encoded by the exons ATGGCGGGAGACGACGCCCGGACCGGCGCGGTGGCGCCGGCGGAGGAGGAGCCGCACGTGGAGCGGCTTCCGGCCGACATCCTCGCCCAcgtcctctccctcctcccctccttccACGACCTCTCCAT GGCCGGGGCAGTGAGCCGGCGGTGGCGCCGCGCGGTGGGCCGGTCGCTGGCGACGCGGCGGCGGCTGAGCCTGGCGGGGCAGCGCACCGGCGACGAGTCCACCGCGCGCCTCGTCCGCGCCGCCGTCAACCTCCGCGACCTCGACAT CTGCTGGGGGTGCCACATCACGGACCAGGGCCTGCTCGACATCTCCTCGGCGGCGTGCGTCGGCAACCTCACCTCCGTCTCGCTGTGGGGGCTCGCCGGGATCACTGACAAGGGCGTCGTCCATCTG GTCTCAAAGGCTCGTTCACTGCAGCACCTGAACATTGGTGGGACATTCATCACTGACGAATCGCTCTATGCAGTTGCAGACAGTTGTACAAACTTGAAG AGTATCATACTGTGGAGCTGCCGCCACGTGACTGAGGCCGGACTAGTAGCACTCGTGAACAAGTGCCCGGAACTGGAGTGCATCAACGTTGGCGGGATGCGGGTGTCGCCGGAGAGCTTCGCGGGCCTGCAGTCCATCAGCCCCGCCCTGCGGATCAGGTCCATCCCGCAGATCCTCAACGCTGACGTGCAGGTCGCCTGA
- the LOC119329878 gene encoding F-box protein At5g67140-like isoform X1 — protein MAGDDARTGAVAPAEEEPHVERLPADILAHVLSLLPSFHDLSMAGAVSRRWRRAVGRSLATRRRLSLAGQRTGDESTARLVRAAVNLRDLDISRSCWGCHITDQGLLDISSAACVGNLTSVSLWGLAGITDKGVVHLVSKARSLQHLNIGGTFITDESLYAVADSCTNLKSIILWSCRHVTEAGLVALVNKCPELECINVGGMRVSPESFAGLQSISPALRIRSIPQILNADVQVA, from the exons ATGGCGGGAGACGACGCCCGGACCGGCGCGGTGGCGCCGGCGGAGGAGGAGCCGCACGTGGAGCGGCTTCCGGCCGACATCCTCGCCCAcgtcctctccctcctcccctccttccACGACCTCTCCAT GGCCGGGGCAGTGAGCCGGCGGTGGCGCCGCGCGGTGGGCCGGTCGCTGGCGACGCGGCGGCGGCTGAGCCTGGCGGGGCAGCGCACCGGCGACGAGTCCACCGCGCGCCTCGTCCGCGCCGCCGTCAACCTCCGCGACCTCGACAT TTCACGAAGCTGCTGGGGGTGCCACATCACGGACCAGGGCCTGCTCGACATCTCCTCGGCGGCGTGCGTCGGCAACCTCACCTCCGTCTCGCTGTGGGGGCTCGCCGGGATCACTGACAAGGGCGTCGTCCATCTG GTCTCAAAGGCTCGTTCACTGCAGCACCTGAACATTGGTGGGACATTCATCACTGACGAATCGCTCTATGCAGTTGCAGACAGTTGTACAAACTTGAAG AGTATCATACTGTGGAGCTGCCGCCACGTGACTGAGGCCGGACTAGTAGCACTCGTGAACAAGTGCCCGGAACTGGAGTGCATCAACGTTGGCGGGATGCGGGTGTCGCCGGAGAGCTTCGCGGGCCTGCAGTCCATCAGCCCCGCCCTGCGGATCAGGTCCATCCCGCAGATCCTCAACGCTGACGTGCAGGTCGCCTGA